The following are encoded together in the Methanosarcina flavescens genome:
- a CDS encoding superoxide dismutase, which translates to MAKGLYKLPDLKYGYSDLEPYISEEQLRIHHDKHHQAYVTNANSLIEMMDKARKEGTDFDYKAAAKALTFNLSGHVLHDFFWWEMTPESNSSKEPVGELSEMIKDNFGSFDRFKKEFSQVASSVEGSGWAALTYCKDTERLMIMQIEKHNVNLVPDYPIIMDLDVWEHAYYIDYKNDRGKFIEGFWNIINWEEIDKYFMKIRK; encoded by the coding sequence ACCTTACATTTCCGAAGAACAGCTGCGCATTCACCACGACAAGCATCATCAGGCTTATGTGACCAATGCAAACTCACTTATAGAGATGATGGACAAGGCAAGGAAAGAGGGAACGGATTTTGATTATAAAGCCGCCGCAAAAGCTCTGACTTTCAATCTCAGCGGGCATGTCCTTCATGACTTTTTCTGGTGGGAGATGACCCCTGAGAGCAACTCAAGCAAAGAGCCGGTCGGCGAACTGTCTGAGATGATCAAGGACAACTTCGGAAGCTTTGACAGGTTTAAAAAGGAGTTTTCCCAGGTCGCATCAAGTGTTGAAGGTTCCGGATGGGCAGCCTTGACCTACTGTAAGGACACAGAAAGGCTCATGATTATGCAGATAGAGAAGCACAATGTAAATCTGGTGCCTGATTATCCGATTATCATGGACCTTGATGTATGGGAACATGCTTACTATATTGATTACAAGAACGATAGGGGCAAGTTCATAGAAGGATTCTGGAATATAATCAACTGGGAAGAAATAGACAAATACTTCATGAAAATAAGAAAATAA
- a CDS encoding pyridoxamine 5'-phosphate oxidase family protein, whose amino-acid sequence MVKLTDEMKQDFAKMKIFPFATASKGGEPNVIPIGMCKLQEDGETIWITDNYFLKTRKNLDENPRGAIYVWGPEIEGCYQIKGDIEIKTEGEDYEKMYKMVKGIGERFPAKALAVMKITEVYECKAFTEPGKRLL is encoded by the coding sequence ATGGTAAAGTTAACTGATGAAATGAAGCAAGATTTTGCAAAGATGAAAATCTTTCCGTTTGCAACCGCATCTAAGGGTGGAGAACCGAACGTAATACCTATAGGAATGTGCAAATTGCAGGAAGATGGAGAAACAATCTGGATTACAGACAATTATTTCTTAAAAACCCGCAAGAACCTTGACGAAAATCCTAGAGGAGCAATTTATGTCTGGGGCCCGGAAATAGAGGGCTGTTACCAGATAAAAGGGGACATTGAGATCAAGACCGAGGGTGAAGATTACGAGAAAATGTACAAAATGGTCAAAGGCATAGGAGAGAGATTTCCTGCAAAAGCCCTTGCCGTTATGAAAATTACTGAAGTTTATGAGTGCAAAGCCTTCACAGAGCCAGGAAAGAGGCTTCTCTAA
- a CDS encoding metal-dependent hydrolase, with amino-acid sequence MVNVISHMGVGLLIGLALGLKGDKLRAVVLLSVLPDLDYILYSTFVFTEISLSPETRNQLFYLIGHREFMHSVLFIVLVTLFIWFKTKDWLFTVGGLQSLFFHSYLDYVTSWKMRPLYPFSTDTSIMGAVYFFDPLLNLLPLLPPFIVIMGSLSHGKKINGKIKGLCTLISNIDDKLYASLILLLLFWLTFMPISKALLINHISWTEEAEISYQSTYPESVDRFLTAYSYNSTHYKVLKVGYLSGVEESFYVEKVSVEGNISDSEDYIKRAENLYRGGVTEEIDYPVYSVSEDNDTVTVTLSDARNPYLEELAYFKSFYRFVFDRNNTEYEVYAGMHGGREERLGRNWYG; translated from the coding sequence ATGGTGAACGTAATTTCCCATATGGGAGTGGGTCTACTCATAGGTCTGGCTTTAGGCCTGAAAGGAGACAAGTTGAGAGCCGTAGTCTTATTATCCGTGCTTCCTGACCTGGATTACATCCTGTACTCTACATTTGTCTTTACCGAAATCAGTCTGAGTCCTGAGACCAGAAACCAGCTTTTCTACCTGATTGGTCACAGGGAATTCATGCATTCCGTACTCTTCATTGTCCTTGTTACACTTTTTATCTGGTTTAAGACAAAAGACTGGCTTTTTACGGTCGGAGGACTCCAGTCCCTTTTCTTCCATTCCTACCTGGACTACGTTACAAGCTGGAAAATGCGTCCTCTCTATCCGTTCAGTACGGATACGTCTATTATGGGAGCCGTTTATTTCTTTGACCCTCTGTTAAATTTGCTCCCTCTCCTGCCTCCCTTCATTGTGATTATGGGAAGTTTGAGCCACGGGAAAAAAATCAACGGGAAAATAAAAGGTCTCTGCACGTTAATATCAAATATCGATGATAAGCTCTATGCCTCTCTAATTCTTCTGTTACTCTTCTGGCTAACCTTCATGCCGATTTCAAAAGCTCTCCTGATCAACCATATTTCCTGGACCGAAGAAGCCGAGATAAGCTACCAGAGTACCTATCCTGAATCCGTGGACAGGTTCCTGACAGCGTACTCATATAACTCTACACATTATAAAGTCCTCAAAGTAGGTTATCTCTCAGGGGTCGAGGAAAGCTTCTATGTTGAAAAGGTTTCCGTAGAGGGGAACATCTCGGATTCTGAGGATTATATAAAAAGAGCGGAGAATCTTTACAGGGGAGGTGTAACTGAGGAAATCGATTATCCTGTCTACAGCGTTTCGGAAGATAATGATACGGTAACGGTTACCCTCAGTGATGCAAGAAATCCGTATCTTGAAGAACTGGCTTATTTTAAGTCGTTTTACAGGTTTGTTTTTGACAGGAACAATACAGAGTATGAAGTCTACGCAGGTATGCATGGGGGCCGGGAGGAGAGGCTGGGCAGGAACTGGTATGGATGA
- a CDS encoding metal-dependent hydrolase produces MVNTLSHLGVGLLLSYALGLKGRKRLVLLFLSLLPDLDYFTYSIFTLISGSVSHEARNQLFYLLGHREFTHSIFFAFLVALLIWFSTKDRRYTFGGLQAVFLHILLDYTTSAKMRPFYPFSAEESALRAIYPFDPILNLLPLLPLFIVASEFVKNRNRQGIRNWGGLNIISSNNWIIKNGDRLSTKNRNIWSTKDRDTWSRKLNGLNRFHGLVNRNERKFYASVILVLLLWTAVFPVAKIFLIRHVSDTEGTEISYRNTYPISIGKFLAAYPYSDTHYKLIKVSYWSGIEKSFYVEKVSVTGSVPDAQTYVERAGKLYSASVPQAIDYPVYSVSEENGLVTVVLSDARNPYVDKWPYFDTVYRFVFDRESGEYEVYESHYGRPEKKLDKNYFE; encoded by the coding sequence ATGGTAAATACACTTTCCCATCTTGGAGTTGGTCTGCTACTTTCCTATGCTCTGGGCCTTAAAGGAAGGAAGAGACTGGTTTTACTGTTTCTTTCTTTACTTCCAGACCTTGACTACTTTACATATTCGATATTTACGCTTATCAGCGGCAGTGTAAGCCATGAGGCTCGTAACCAGCTATTCTACCTGCTTGGCCACAGGGAGTTTACACACTCGATTTTTTTTGCTTTCCTTGTCGCACTTCTGATCTGGTTCAGTACTAAGGACAGACGCTATACTTTCGGAGGGTTGCAGGCTGTTTTCCTTCATATTTTGCTCGATTATACAACAAGTGCAAAAATGCGCCCCTTCTATCCGTTCAGTGCCGAGGAATCAGCCCTCAGAGCCATTTATCCCTTCGACCCAATTCTAAACCTTCTCCCGCTGCTGCCTCTGTTTATAGTGGCTTCAGAATTTGTTAAAAATAGAAACAGGCAAGGTATTAGAAACTGGGGCGGGCTGAACATTATAAGCAGCAATAACTGGATTATTAAAAACGGGGATAGACTGAGCACTAAAAACAGGAACATTTGGAGTACTAAAGACAGGGATACCTGGAGCAGGAAGCTTAATGGGTTAAACAGGTTCCATGGTCTTGTGAACAGGAACGAGAGGAAATTCTATGCCTCCGTAATCCTGGTTCTCCTGCTCTGGACTGCGGTTTTTCCGGTTGCAAAAATCTTCCTGATCAGGCATGTTTCCGATACTGAAGGGACCGAGATAAGCTACAGGAACACTTATCCGATATCCATCGGCAAATTCCTTGCAGCCTACCCGTACAGTGATACCCATTACAAGCTGATAAAAGTCAGCTACTGGTCAGGAATTGAGAAGAGCTTTTATGTCGAAAAAGTCTCTGTAACAGGCAGCGTCCCTGACGCCCAGACGTATGTCGAAAGGGCAGGAAAACTTTACAGTGCCTCAGTACCCCAGGCAATTGATTATCCCGTGTATTCAGTCTCCGAAGAAAACGGACTAGTAACCGTGGTTTTGAGCGATGCCAGAAATCCGTATGTTGACAAATGGCCTTACTTCGATACAGTCTACAGGTTCGTTTTTGATAGGGAGAGCGGAGAATACGAGGTATATGAGAGCCATTATGGAAGACCGGAAAAGAAGCTCGATAAAAACTACTTTGAATAA
- the pdxS gene encoding pyridoxal 5'-phosphate synthase lyase subunit PdxS has protein sequence MDFEKLRHGTELIKRGFARMQKGGVIMDVTTPEQARVAEEAGAVAVMALQSVPADIRKAGGVARMADPEVIQQIIDTVTIPVMAKARIGHFVEAEILEALGVDMVDESEVLTPADPYYHIDKTQFTVPFVCGARNLGEALRRINEGAAMIRTKGEAGTGDVSQAVKHMKQIQGEIRALAGKTKEELIMVARDIEAPIELVIETAKMQRLPVVNFAAGGIATPADAALMMRLGVDGVFVGSGIFKAENPEKMAKAVVEAVNYFDNPAKLAEISKGVGAGMKGISASMIPVEEALQERGW, from the coding sequence ATGGACTTTGAAAAATTAAGACACGGAACCGAGCTTATTAAGCGGGGCTTTGCAAGAATGCAGAAAGGGGGTGTGATTATGGATGTTACAACTCCAGAGCAGGCCAGGGTCGCAGAAGAAGCCGGAGCAGTTGCTGTTATGGCTCTCCAGTCTGTTCCTGCCGACATCAGGAAAGCAGGCGGAGTTGCGCGTATGGCCGATCCTGAAGTAATCCAGCAGATAATTGATACGGTTACAATCCCTGTAATGGCAAAAGCCAGGATAGGTCACTTCGTAGAAGCAGAAATCCTGGAAGCTCTTGGTGTTGACATGGTGGACGAATCCGAGGTTCTGACCCCAGCCGACCCTTATTACCACATAGACAAAACGCAGTTTACCGTGCCTTTTGTCTGCGGAGCTCGAAACCTCGGAGAAGCCCTCCGGAGGATTAACGAAGGGGCAGCCATGATCCGGACGAAAGGGGAAGCCGGAACCGGAGATGTCAGCCAGGCAGTTAAACACATGAAGCAGATTCAGGGCGAGATCCGTGCACTTGCCGGGAAGACTAAAGAAGAACTGATTATGGTTGCAAGGGATATCGAAGCTCCTATCGAACTTGTAATCGAAACCGCAAAAATGCAGCGTCTGCCAGTTGTAAACTTTGCAGCCGGTGGAATTGCAACCCCTGCGGATGCGGCCCTTATGATGCGGCTTGGAGTAGACGGGGTCTTTGTTGGCTCAGGAATTTTCAAAGCTGAAAACCCTGAGAAAATGGCAAAAGCCGTTGTTGAAGCTGTAAATTACTTTGATAACCCTGCAAAACTTGCAGAAATCTCAAAAGGCGTGGGCGCTGGCATGAAAGGCATCAGCGCAAGCATGATTCCTGTTGAAGAAGCTCTTCAGGAACGTGGTTGGTAA
- a CDS encoding winged helix-turn-helix transcriptional regulator yields the protein MEPKTTHLMFTNIKLEKKVIFFLLFFLLTTTAEATEYVVSSAPGDQAGASIKGEKVVKLEDTLIPYWQFLLWLTAMQILSIIDVVLYFTKLIFVILGFKIVNKENVLDNPDRSSIYTYIKTKPGACIGEIVEKTGFGRGRVRHHITILEVQNKIEVHKDSGKIRYFKNNSTYHEERKIISALQNVTSQRIISEIQNGNCNTNSALAHEIGVSRATISWYMRTLKEVELINEEREGKNIIYRVNPTYENLIEKYG from the coding sequence GTGGAACCGAAGACTACACATTTAATGTTTACCAACATTAAGCTTGAAAAAAAGGTTATCTTCTTTTTACTATTTTTTCTTTTAACAACAACAGCTGAGGCTACAGAATATGTTGTAAGCTCAGCTCCAGGTGACCAAGCCGGAGCTTCAATTAAAGGAGAAAAGGTAGTAAAACTTGAGGATACCTTAATACCCTACTGGCAGTTTTTGCTCTGGCTGACTGCAATGCAAATTTTATCAATAATAGACGTCGTTCTGTACTTTACAAAGCTCATTTTTGTAATACTGGGATTTAAAATTGTAAATAAAGAAAACGTACTAGATAATCCTGATCGGTCTAGTATTTATACATATATTAAAACTAAACCGGGAGCATGCATCGGTGAAATTGTAGAAAAAACAGGCTTCGGCAGAGGAAGAGTAAGGCATCATATAACTATTCTAGAAGTTCAGAACAAAATTGAAGTCCATAAAGACAGTGGAAAGATTAGGTATTTCAAAAATAATTCCACTTATCATGAAGAGAGAAAAATTATTTCTGCCCTTCAAAACGTAACAAGTCAAAGAATAATTTCAGAAATACAAAATGGGAATTGTAATACGAACTCAGCTCTTGCACATGAAATCGGAGTTTCCAGAGCTACAATTAGCTGGTATATGAGAACTCTTAAAGAAGTGGAGCTCATAAATGAAGAAAGAGAAGGAAAAAACATTATTTATAGAGTAAACCCTACTTATGAAAACTTGATTGAAAAATATGGATAA
- a CDS encoding pre-peptidase C-terminal domain-containing protein, translating into MGDSMKTWKMLILCIIIGLMAVPAASAEEAYAENSDTKVTLDSAGYDYVVSPSTENSSDTENSISLLRSTQYITQGQTITHNVNVGSGVNYLEVDLNWGDTSDSLTLTIYTPSGSKLGTYRDSSDGSTNGRIHLNIDPSQGYVQQGTWKFNVYGESVSGTEDYTFNVYQH; encoded by the coding sequence TTGGGTGATAGTATGAAAACCTGGAAAATGTTGATTTTATGCATTATTATAGGATTGATGGCTGTTCCTGCGGCTTCAGCAGAGGAAGCATATGCGGAAAACTCTGATACTAAAGTTACTTTAGATTCTGCTGGATACGATTATGTTGTTAGTCCCTCAACAGAAAATTCTTCTGATACAGAGAATTCTATTTCTCTTCTACGGTCAACCCAATATATAACTCAGGGACAGACCATAACTCACAATGTAAACGTAGGTTCAGGAGTGAATTACCTTGAAGTGGATTTAAACTGGGGAGACACAAGCGATTCACTTACTCTTACCATTTACACCCCCTCTGGAAGCAAACTCGGAACTTACCGTGATAGTTCTGACGGAAGTACAAATGGCAGGATACATCTCAACATAGATCCCTCTCAGGGATACGTGCAACAGGGAACCTGGAAGTTCAATGTCTACGGAGAATCGGTTAGTGGAACCGAAGACTACACATTTAATGTTTACCAACATTAA
- a CDS encoding dienelactone hydrolase family protein, with product MNKLVLFLLITSLLSASGGAAASYCNSEVSDFSGKVCNDTESKHLASPQDNCNETRNNSSLIETEIVNITSLSKVYPAYTAVPAEEGNYPAIVLIHSFRGFEPGYQTMVDRMAEDGYFVIAPFWQTHSEAPSDAEVEALIRNSTAYIETRDDVDTERLGLTGFCAGGRYTMLFLPQIEEFESGVAWYGFPYMGGTETQPDIPADLIDQLDAPMLIIHGTRDQYSNVTDIYRYASELDAVDKYFELKVYQGEPHGFMITEDGELSESFVAQDAYEEMITFFDRTLNNSSP from the coding sequence ATGAACAAATTAGTTTTATTCTTGCTCATAACGAGCCTGCTTAGCGCTTCAGGTGGTGCGGCTGCCTCTTATTGCAATTCTGAGGTTTCGGATTTTTCCGGAAAGGTCTGCAATGATACCGAGAGCAAGCACCTGGCTTCACCGCAGGATAACTGTAATGAGACCAGAAATAATTCATCCCTGATAGAGACTGAAATTGTAAATATTACAAGCTTGTCTAAGGTTTATCCGGCTTATACAGCAGTTCCGGCTGAAGAAGGGAATTACCCGGCTATAGTGCTGATTCACTCATTCAGAGGGTTCGAGCCCGGCTATCAGACTATGGTGGACAGAATGGCTGAAGACGGATATTTTGTGATTGCTCCTTTCTGGCAGACACACTCCGAAGCTCCTTCGGATGCAGAGGTGGAAGCCCTTATCAGGAACAGCACAGCTTACATTGAGACAAGGGATGATGTAGATACCGAGAGATTGGGTCTTACGGGCTTCTGTGCTGGCGGCAGGTATACCATGCTTTTCCTGCCCCAGATTGAAGAGTTCGAATCAGGGGTAGCCTGGTATGGTTTCCCTTACATGGGCGGAACTGAGACCCAGCCCGACATACCGGCAGATCTGATAGACCAGCTTGATGCGCCTATGCTTATAATACACGGCACCAGGGACCAGTATAGCAATGTTACTGATATTTACAGGTACGCCAGTGAACTGGACGCAGTTGATAAGTATTTTGAGCTGAAGGTTTACCAGGGCGAACCTCACGGTTTTATGATTACAGAAGATGGAGAACTTTCCGAAAGCTTTGTTGCACAGGACGCATATGAGGAGATGATAACCTTCTTTGACAGAACATTGAATAATTCGAGCCCGTAA
- a CDS encoding phosphatase PAP2 family protein, giving the protein MFQTEPIIYLQSLGNVWFTCLMILITKMGSSAFLAAVIICITFGISFRKGFLLFQLLIWTGLITEIIKAIVAFPRPDFVDNRVLNLESGVKSTSPFSGDGPDGVFVLPDKEVLEAFRHDEALTHSCFGFPSGHASLTTALWGGSYAIFCSRIIKIMTPIMVLLVAFSRMYLGRHFLGDVLGGTTLGLILLTAFILFLKSPLKDEFFRKENFELAFRWQNIIFYFVILVLLPALAALSLVSAKAAGFFLGTNVAYILIIRKGLPDDTGSAEQRVLRVFIALLLFGVSCFVLAVGFDAIEAASFLSFKLIEFLEAFVPASTIWISTVACIKLNLYRREIAGAQESELDRKSLEKSG; this is encoded by the coding sequence TTGTTCCAGACCGAGCCTATAATTTATCTGCAATCCCTAGGAAATGTGTGGTTTACCTGCCTGATGATCCTGATAACTAAAATGGGGTCGTCAGCCTTCTTAGCTGCCGTAATAATTTGCATCACTTTCGGGATTAGTTTCAGGAAAGGTTTTCTTCTGTTTCAGCTCTTAATCTGGACAGGGCTGATTACCGAGATTATTAAGGCAATAGTCGCTTTTCCAAGGCCGGATTTTGTAGATAATAGAGTGCTTAACCTTGAATCAGGAGTAAAGAGTACCTCGCCTTTTAGTGGGGATGGACCTGATGGTGTGTTCGTACTTCCAGATAAGGAAGTTCTTGAAGCGTTCCGTCATGATGAAGCACTTACACACTCGTGTTTTGGTTTTCCTTCAGGGCATGCTTCACTTACAACTGCACTCTGGGGAGGAAGCTATGCAATTTTCTGCAGCAGAATAATTAAAATCATGACTCCAATAATGGTATTGCTTGTAGCGTTTTCGAGGATGTACCTGGGAAGGCATTTCCTGGGAGATGTGCTGGGAGGAACGACATTAGGCTTAATTTTACTGACCGCTTTTATCCTATTTCTTAAAAGCCCTCTGAAAGATGAGTTTTTCAGGAAAGAGAACTTCGAACTTGCATTCAGGTGGCAGAATATCATTTTTTACTTCGTTATTTTAGTTCTCCTTCCTGCGCTTGCAGCTCTATCTCTGGTAAGTGCTAAAGCAGCAGGATTTTTCCTTGGCACAAATGTAGCATACATTCTGATTATACGAAAAGGGCTCCCTGATGATACTGGAAGTGCGGAACAGAGAGTTTTGAGGGTATTTATTGCCCTTCTGCTGTTCGGAGTCTCCTGCTTTGTTCTTGCTGTCGGATTTGATGCCATCGAAGCTGCAAGCTTTCTCAGCTTTAAACTCATAGAATTCCTGGAAGCTTTCGTCCCTGCATCTACAATATGGATATCTACAGTCGCCTGCATAAAACTCAACCTCTATAGAAGGGAGATTGCAGGCGCCCAGGAGAGTGAGTTGGACAGAAAATCACTGGAAAAGTCCGGCTGA
- the pdxT gene encoding pyridoxal 5'-phosphate synthase glutaminase subunit PdxT — translation MKIGVIAIQGAVSEHIDALRRALTERGVEAEVVAIKQKGVVPECGGIVIPGGESTTLCRMLAREGIAEEIKDAVTREVPILGTCAGLIVLAKEGDEQVEKTSQELLGIMDTKVNRNAFGRQRDSFEAEFEVEILDSPFTGVFIRAPRIVSCGPEVRVLSRLDDLIIAAEQENVLALAFHPELTEDLRIHQYFLDKVFDC, via the coding sequence ATGAAAATTGGTGTAATCGCTATTCAGGGAGCGGTTTCTGAACACATTGATGCTTTAAGGAGAGCCCTTACAGAAAGAGGGGTTGAGGCTGAGGTAGTCGCTATTAAGCAAAAAGGAGTTGTTCCAGAATGCGGCGGAATTGTTATTCCTGGCGGGGAAAGTACCACGCTTTGCAGGATGCTTGCCCGTGAGGGAATTGCAGAGGAGATTAAGGACGCGGTTACAAGAGAAGTTCCGATTCTTGGGACCTGTGCAGGCTTGATTGTGCTTGCAAAGGAAGGTGACGAACAGGTTGAGAAAACCAGCCAGGAACTGCTCGGGATTATGGATACGAAGGTCAACAGGAATGCTTTTGGGCGTCAGAGAGATTCCTTCGAGGCCGAGTTTGAGGTGGAGATTCTTGATTCTCCTTTTACCGGCGTGTTTATAAGGGCTCCGAGAATCGTGAGCTGTGGGCCAGAAGTTCGTGTGCTTTCAAGGCTTGATGATCTGATTATTGCCGCAGAGCAGGAAAATGTGTTAGCTCTTGCTTTCCATCCTGAATTGACAGAAGATTTGCGGATTCACCAATACTTTCTGGATAAAGTGTTCGATTGTTAA